The following coding sequences are from one uncultured Cohaesibacter sp. window:
- a CDS encoding glutathione S-transferase, producing the protein MTDQVSADHLKLTLYIANKNYSSWSLRPWIGMKTKNVAFTEHFLQFDEATGHAHFIEYSPTKKVPALKIEEEGKKPVIICESLAILEVVADLFPETALWPDDLMDRAKARAFAAEMHGGFFGLRGSCPMNFRREIKRLDLDPYSAAAVVKNVERIEQIWRECLDASGGPFLFGTFGAVDAMFAPVINRFEKYALTDSEVFHAYRFAMKTLPAWKEWEEAALKEPWVVEEDEA; encoded by the coding sequence ATGACCGACCAAGTTTCTGCAGATCATCTCAAGTTGACGCTATATATAGCGAATAAAAACTATTCTTCCTGGTCGTTGCGCCCGTGGATTGGCATGAAGACCAAAAATGTTGCCTTCACGGAGCATTTTTTGCAATTCGATGAGGCAACAGGACACGCGCACTTTATCGAATATTCGCCTACGAAAAAGGTGCCCGCCCTCAAGATTGAAGAAGAAGGCAAAAAGCCTGTCATCATCTGCGAGAGCCTTGCCATTCTCGAAGTCGTGGCGGATCTCTTTCCCGAGACGGCTCTATGGCCCGATGACTTGATGGATCGAGCCAAGGCGAGGGCCTTTGCTGCTGAAATGCATGGTGGCTTTTTCGGATTGCGCGGATCATGCCCGATGAACTTCCGTCGTGAAATCAAGCGGCTCGATCTGGATCCCTACAGCGCCGCAGCTGTGGTCAAGAATGTCGAGCGCATCGAGCAGATTTGGCGAGAATGCCTTGATGCTTCCGGTGGGCCATTCCTCTTTGGTACTTTCGGCGCGGTGGATGCCATGTTTGCACCGGTCATAAACCGGTTCGAGAAATATGCTCTCACCGACAGCGAAGTCTTTCATGCCTATCGCTTTGCCATGAAAACTCTGCCCGCATGGAAAGAATGGGAAGAGGCCGCACTGAAAGAGCCTTGGGTCGTGGAAGAAGACGAAGCCTGA
- a CDS encoding porin, protein MNIKSLILGSAAALVAGGAAQAADLPVAEPVDYVKVCDAYGAGYFFIPGTDTCMKIFGSVTFGATSESFMTGKTRTNDRLYNFYTETTLRFQLMEETEYGTLMARMEYDDESTNVTNGGVAGAGTAIDKAWLQLGGLYAGLTDSALDFNAGPVYDDFGYGYGDVNTIGYRASLGNGVTATIALEEYDGNANSLGGGARQSVPALVASLAVKQGWGSAVIGAGVNQVRYASAAFDTDMGWTIGGEVEFNLMEGLTLGLAGGYGMGNNSYLGDFQVLAGGYTGAAGTLNANYAASAGLTYAFADNISLALDAGMEYYNDRSATNYDSLHWGVSTQLSYTPVKNLTVAARVGYQKTDYNSAAVAAGEADWDDYRARITLERSF, encoded by the coding sequence ATGAACATCAAGAGCCTTATCCTTGGCTCCGCAGCTGCTTTGGTAGCTGGCGGTGCTGCTCAGGCTGCAGATCTCCCTGTAGCAGAACCTGTAGATTACGTTAAAGTATGTGATGCATACGGCGCAGGTTATTTCTTCATTCCTGGTACAGATACCTGCATGAAAATCTTCGGTAGCGTAACTTTTGGCGCAACCTCCGAAAGCTTCATGACTGGCAAAACTCGTACCAACGACCGTCTGTACAACTTCTACACTGAAACCACCCTGCGTTTCCAGTTGATGGAAGAAACCGAATACGGCACCTTGATGGCTCGTATGGAATATGACGATGAGTCAACTAACGTTACCAATGGTGGCGTTGCAGGTGCAGGTACGGCTATCGATAAAGCTTGGTTGCAGTTGGGCGGTCTTTACGCTGGTCTTACCGACTCTGCTCTCGATTTCAACGCTGGTCCAGTTTATGACGACTTCGGCTACGGCTATGGCGACGTGAACACCATTGGTTACCGCGCTTCTCTGGGCAACGGCGTTACCGCTACTATCGCTCTGGAAGAATATGACGGCAACGCAAACAGCCTCGGCGGTGGTGCACGTCAGTCCGTTCCTGCTCTTGTAGCTAGCTTGGCTGTTAAACAGGGTTGGGGTTCTGCAGTAATCGGCGCTGGTGTAAACCAGGTTCGTTACGCTTCTGCAGCATTCGACACCGACATGGGCTGGACCATCGGTGGTGAAGTAGAGTTCAACCTGATGGAAGGCCTGACCTTGGGTCTTGCTGGTGGTTACGGCATGGGTAACAACAGCTACCTCGGCGACTTCCAGGTTCTCGCTGGTGGTTACACTGGCGCAGCTGGCACCCTGAACGCTAACTATGCAGCTTCTGCTGGTCTGACCTATGCTTTCGCTGACAACATCAGCTTGGCTCTGGACGCTGGTATGGAATACTACAACGACCGTTCAGCAACCAACTATGACTCCCTGCACTGGGGTGTTTCCACTCAGCTGTCTTACACTCCGGTTAAAAACCTGACTGTAGCTGCTCGCGTTGGTTACCAGAAAACTGACTACAACAGCGCTGCTGTTGCTGCTGGCGAAGCAGACTGGGATGACTACCGTGCACGTATCACCCTGGAACGTTCTTTCTAA
- the lspA gene encoding signal peptidase II, with product MSRRTMGFSLAILAFLFDQAFKLWLLFGFGIEEVMRQQGPVRLAPFFDVVLVWNRGISYGLFQQDDDMGRYLLIAVAAVASVALIVWLWKSKDWLTTAAVALILGGALGNGLDRILHGAVVDMFHFHVGTFSWYIFNLADVWIVLGAALLVLESLFGGRNSAVKQDLGASSRKDAANE from the coding sequence TTGTCTCGACGTACCATGGGATTTTCCCTTGCTATCCTGGCCTTTCTTTTTGATCAGGCCTTCAAGCTCTGGCTCCTCTTTGGCTTTGGCATAGAAGAGGTCATGCGCCAGCAGGGGCCGGTGCGTCTTGCGCCTTTCTTTGATGTCGTTCTGGTCTGGAACCGCGGTATCTCATATGGCTTGTTCCAACAAGACGATGATATGGGGCGCTATCTGCTGATAGCTGTGGCAGCTGTTGCAAGCGTTGCTCTGATCGTTTGGCTATGGAAAAGCAAAGATTGGCTCACGACCGCTGCGGTTGCTCTGATTCTTGGCGGCGCTTTGGGAAACGGATTGGACCGCATCCTTCATGGTGCCGTGGTCGACATGTTCCATTTTCACGTAGGGACCTTCAGTTGGTACATTTTCAATCTGGCAGATGTCTGGATCGTTCTGGGCGCAGCGCTGTTGGTGTTGGAAAGTCTTTTTGGCGGCAGAAATTCAGCCGTTAAGCAGGATTTGGGTGCTTCCAGCCGCAAAGATGCCGCAAATGAGTGA
- a CDS encoding SOS response-associated peptidase, with amino-acid sequence MTNRIHLIAQDAEFKSLFGVSCILPGGLPMPPRHNVAPTQPVLTITSEYGQRHARLMKWAFLPDWVKDPKDFSLISSARSETIEKKPSFRNAVRYRRCIVPVSGFYEWKKLKSEDRSIPHFFRREDEGLFALAGIWEAWMGPNGEEFDGLAILTRPADRVFRPITDRLPVILPPATHDIWLDTGSGRFDEARSLLKASLAEPLQAYAVSDRVNYVGNDDASLTEPRHDGTQGKGDVFRFSAVPEEKEKLGESKMPATMKAKGPGGTVGHAQKDQLDLF; translated from the coding sequence ATGACGAACCGTATTCATCTTATTGCGCAAGATGCTGAATTTAAAAGTTTATTCGGTGTCTCTTGTATTCTTCCCGGAGGATTGCCTATGCCTCCCAGACATAACGTCGCACCAACACAACCTGTGTTAACGATTACATCGGAATATGGCCAGAGGCATGCACGACTGATGAAATGGGCATTTTTGCCCGATTGGGTGAAAGATCCGAAAGACTTTTCCCTCATCAGCTCTGCAAGAAGCGAAACCATCGAAAAGAAACCCTCCTTTCGCAACGCTGTTCGTTACCGCAGATGCATTGTTCCCGTATCCGGATTTTATGAATGGAAGAAGCTGAAGAGTGAAGACAGATCCATCCCTCACTTCTTCAGGCGAGAAGACGAAGGGTTGTTTGCGCTTGCCGGAATTTGGGAAGCATGGATGGGGCCGAACGGAGAGGAGTTTGATGGTCTGGCCATTCTAACAAGGCCGGCTGATCGCGTTTTCCGTCCGATAACTGACAGATTACCGGTTATTTTGCCACCGGCTACCCATGATATCTGGCTTGATACGGGGAGTGGCCGGTTTGATGAGGCGCGTAGTCTTTTGAAAGCATCTCTGGCTGAGCCCCTGCAGGCCTATGCTGTTTCCGACAGGGTCAATTATGTTGGCAATGACGATGCCTCGCTAACGGAGCCCCGCCACGATGGCACGCAAGGAAAAGGGGACGTTTTCCGCTTTTCTGCGGTTCCGGAGGAAAAGGAAAAGCTTGGCGAAAGCAAAATGCCAGCCACAATGAAGGCGAAAGGTCCCGGCGGGACTGTCGGTCATGCGCAAAAGGATCAGTTGGACCTCTTTTGA
- a CDS encoding class I SAM-dependent methyltransferase, with product MFEQLKALAQRPAPFCHYTATELWTRPHIAKSMLAFHLDGAHDIASRKTTAITSTVNWLHDRFDLEGKKVCDLGCGPGLYAQRLAQIGAIVTGVDISATSIAHARNQALASLPQSGEVPSYLLADYLEDPLPEGQDLILLIYADYCALSPVQRARLIHRMKRQLRPGGAIYFDVFSDRFFATLTESTVIENDLMGGFWAPSPYVGLKRSWLWPDDQLALDHYLIVSKEEQFEIYNWLQYYSPALLEAELIDLGFGQIECVDILTGGALGKEYGDAFGVILQP from the coding sequence ATGTTTGAACAGTTGAAAGCACTGGCGCAACGGCCAGCTCCTTTCTGCCACTATACAGCCACCGAACTCTGGACCCGCCCGCATATCGCCAAGTCCATGCTGGCTTTTCACCTGGATGGCGCACATGATATTGCCTCCAGGAAGACAACTGCCATCACTTCAACGGTAAATTGGCTCCATGACCGCTTTGATCTTGAGGGTAAAAAAGTTTGTGATCTTGGCTGCGGTCCGGGGCTTTATGCCCAGCGCCTTGCTCAAATAGGCGCAATCGTCACAGGTGTCGATATCTCTGCCACCTCCATCGCCCATGCTCGCAATCAGGCACTAGCATCATTGCCCCAATCCGGCGAGGTGCCAAGCTACTTGCTTGCCGACTATCTGGAAGACCCTCTGCCGGAAGGCCAAGATCTGATCCTTCTCATCTATGCCGATTATTGTGCCCTCTCTCCGGTCCAGCGTGCACGGCTCATTCATCGCATGAAACGCCAGCTCAGACCCGGTGGCGCGATATATTTCGATGTGTTTTCTGATCGCTTCTTTGCAACGCTTACCGAGAGCACAGTCATTGAAAATGACCTCATGGGAGGCTTTTGGGCTCCCTCACCATATGTTGGACTGAAGAGAAGCTGGCTTTGGCCCGACGATCAGTTGGCGCTTGATCACTATCTCATTGTCAGTAAAGAGGAACAGTTCGAAATCTACAACTGGCTGCAATATTACTCACCAGCGCTTTTGGAAGCTGAGCTTATAGACCTCGGGTTTGGCCAGATCGAGTGCGTGGATATCTTGACCGGTGGCGCTCTGGGCAAAGAGTATGGCGATGCCTTTGGCGTCATCCTGCAGCCGTAA